From the genome of Psychroserpens ponticola, one region includes:
- a CDS encoding T9SS type B sorting domain-containing protein, which produces MKRPTFSRIAIIVMLLCFGLQLHAQNYEPFTPRFNQDLKGDIVLIGNNILGPDNNAFNNNSVYNHQVDMRYIDIDGDASTFSSSSADLEIPNPNCYRIIYAGLYWGAVNPGTAPITDIKFQGPSGGYNDIQGTIIYDANGTSVDGGDSFSYACFADVTNIVTSFGSGADLGTYTVANVSSEEGETSNFNPYNGTGQSAGWSLFVVYEDPTLPGKSITSFDGFSAISVAGGNPNLDIPVDGFRTVPAPAPVRANFAFATLEGDSPILGDRLRLNGISLSTADRPASNFFNSSVTQLSALPVNNRVPNSTNTLGFDTGVIAIPNPGNSVIANDATSGTIRLETSGDTYFPYFFAFAVEIIEPNIVLTKIVEDDAGNDIGGQTVTLGSSLNYVIGFHNTGNDNATNFQIRDILPINIIFDYPSDLILPPGVTVASYNPTSREIIFDIDNSLVEENDPVYEIRIEAQVVDNCNQLADACSNIINNQAFATYNGFYNPTFQITDDPSLSSNTGCLLSPQATNFLTDLDCEFIEDIVLCGDSVDLTAANGYDSYSWSTSPTGTPVIGTTQTITVTSTGNYYSFNTAIAPCQSIEQVFEVQLFGSTTENPVIPYADEVVTCPNDGKLLPNIFLCGANDSRSIETNISGVESIIWEQLDETSCGAVSNPDCANENNSCTWDEVGTGPDFLANSAGQFRLTINYEGGCFVQFYFNVYQNLLEPSVIATDIICTTPGSITVYDVPSGYEYSLDNTNFQASNVFSVNTAGNYTVYVRQIGVPTNPCVFTVLDVLIRDRDFTVSTTILQPLCNGDLGSIQLAANDVDPQYSYALYQGATLVNSVGPILENTYIFENLNPGTYTATIETENGCTYSEDITIIEPQLLTVTAAITIPLTCSEGEITIYPEGGTAPYFYFINGATDFQTVPQITVTTPGIYDIVVIDANNCSANTSITVDAIPEPVFSITPTDIACASAVNSGVITINVTTTNGFNIEYSIDAGVTFFNSNTFTGLEEGDYDVVIQYSTGSTTCDTIPQTVTIAAADAISGTAELTVDYTCNSNGTITVTDIIGGDAPYTYSIDGVNFQASNTFTNLTVGTYTITIQDANSCTSVTNDITIDTLNPPTDLDFDNSPITCPTNTTTVTITSTTGGTGVLEYQIIAPTAYATPYQTSNVFSGLEAGTFTFQVNDENDCTYSESYTIDPLPTSTVNAILTEDLNCTTSPDAIITGTISGPSPYTYAVSINSSTYTSLGATNVTFNYATATAGTYQFEITDANGCTAESTLITVEPISPPAISLVVQTQDILCNGDTNGAIDITIDTSVGTPPFVININNDTTSTDYGTQTSGLPAGDYTITITDAKSCTATETITINEPDAIILDYTTIDISCAAGGISQGSVIINSVTGGTSPYNYFVTGTNGYSNSELNNTGSASVSFDVVDFGLYEINIVDANGCSILVQDVLVASPPTDLDIVITAAVDCLSGGEAVVSIGSSLSSSGPFYFDIYQGFIPPPPPAGTWIPEDALNSETATFTGLTPGVTYTFIVYDASTNCTYYEPATTPIPTNSTLTLNAVSSNNITCTGSDDGNVSFTINSVYGIPVNVDYEIFDSLTLVTTGVTGSGSVPSGGSFTETALGPLPFGNYFVSITETSGPNSGCGVVTIPFNITESAILLELATSIDQNANCNANSGVISAVAQNGTAPYLYQITTTTTAPLDTDPAWASASVFNLDSGNYYVHVLDAYGCIQSSPVIVLPMDSTPVISAVVNNLCTVTEGDFEIDVTLDAVGVSPYSFSINGGAFQTQTAPFTISNLFSGTHTIEIQDVNGCGNLVSIDIPAPIVISAEITSITTCSNDDGEITVTGSNGSGSYTYSISPNPTSISLTGNIFSGVPPGLFTITLTDAITLCTEEITISLAEAIAPVVTLTPTSVTCFGDNSGAFEMNINGYSGTYDYEIFDSSGTSVTGITNANTSTNPITVTGMTAGSFTVEITETESPFCIVSSTVIISSPTEILTLVATETSNVTCDNSQGTITAVATGGWGTYEYELTGDATVAYSSNGTFTDLSAGNYIVNVRDTGGCIDSVNVILIEPSPIDATFTPSTNTVLCFGDQNASITITNITGGQGTEYLYTLNTILPTVSTSGPQTTNIFNDLGAGTYSISITDSLGCVLTSSDIVITEPTPIQANLVTATTQTCLTESTLTLSASGGTGIYEYSTDSSFSSIIGTFNSSTTFTVPDGTYQYYVRDVNGCITNVSNEITIEPLLDLIINLESTNPTINCNGDNTGSVLATAQGGLGNYIYTLEDAVGNVIPATQDSPGVFTELIAGTYIVTVESGDCETLSSPITITEPTAPLEVDFTVNNITCSGNNDGVLVINATGGTGTIQYAISPQLNQFFETSIFENLSAGTYDVIVQDALGCYITFDFTITNPEQVILSIVPDSLFQETCEGENNGEFSIDISGGTLPYSVSLDDYNGTYTTGALNQTTFDFNGLGGGDHIVFVRDAEGCETEWNITFPNSVIINPIVEIEYLCENNTLTNTVTVLIDENETDLSQLDYSLNGGSFQLSNVFTNVASGIDQYIDVRHTNGCIVTTELFNIESYQPLSLVLNAGEEPGEIIANATGGTGIYQFYLNGQDQGDVNVYIVTEEGSYTVRVVDSAGCEAIANINITVLGPCIPNYFTPNGDGTSDTWSPGCVENFPNLTFDIFDRYGRKVATYNVGEYWDGRYNGTELPTGDYWYVVNPNSPILDKQYVGHFTLYR; this is translated from the coding sequence ATGAAAAGACCTACATTTTCTAGAATCGCCATAATCGTTATGCTATTATGTTTTGGCCTTCAATTACATGCACAGAATTATGAACCTTTTACACCTAGATTCAATCAGGATTTAAAAGGTGATATTGTTCTCATTGGCAACAATATTCTTGGACCAGATAATAATGCGTTCAATAACAACTCAGTATATAATCATCAAGTCGATATGAGATATATTGATATTGATGGAGATGCTTCAACATTTAGTTCTTCTAGTGCTGATTTAGAAATTCCAAATCCGAATTGTTACCGAATAATATATGCTGGTTTATATTGGGGCGCAGTAAACCCAGGAACTGCACCAATTACTGATATAAAATTTCAAGGACCAAGTGGTGGTTATAACGACATTCAAGGAACAATTATTTATGATGCTAACGGAACATCTGTAGATGGTGGAGATAGTTTTTCTTATGCTTGTTTCGCAGATGTAACCAATATAGTTACAAGTTTTGGCTCAGGTGCCGATTTAGGAACATATACAGTTGCAAATGTTTCGTCTGAAGAAGGTGAAACATCTAATTTTAATCCATATAATGGTACTGGTCAATCTGCTGGATGGTCACTTTTTGTAGTATATGAAGATCCGACATTGCCTGGAAAATCAATTACAAGTTTTGATGGCTTTAGTGCTATTAGCGTTGCTGGTGGCAATCCAAATTTAGATATACCTGTGGATGGTTTTAGAACTGTTCCTGCTCCTGCTCCAGTAAGAGCAAATTTTGCTTTCGCAACTTTAGAAGGAGATAGTCCAATATTAGGAGATCGATTACGCCTAAATGGTATTAGTTTATCGACTGCAGATCGACCAGCTTCAAACTTTTTTAATAGTTCGGTGACACAATTGAGTGCACTTCCAGTAAATAACAGAGTTCCAAATAGTACAAACACCTTAGGATTTGATACTGGTGTTATCGCAATTCCAAATCCTGGAAACTCAGTAATTGCTAATGATGCTACCTCAGGAACCATTCGACTAGAAACTAGTGGTGATACATATTTTCCATATTTCTTTGCTTTTGCTGTTGAAATTATAGAACCTAATATTGTCCTTACCAAAATTGTAGAAGATGATGCAGGAAATGATATTGGTGGACAAACTGTAACTCTTGGATCGTCATTAAATTATGTTATAGGTTTTCATAACACAGGAAATGACAATGCTACCAACTTTCAAATAAGAGATATTCTTCCTATAAATATTATTTTTGATTATCCTAGTGACTTGATACTTCCACCTGGAGTAACTGTAGCTAGTTATAATCCTACATCTAGGGAAATTATTTTCGATATCGACAATTCATTAGTTGAAGAAAACGATCCTGTTTATGAAATTCGAATTGAAGCACAAGTTGTGGATAACTGTAATCAACTTGCTGATGCTTGTTCGAATATTATTAATAATCAAGCATTTGCTACATACAATGGATTTTACAATCCTACTTTTCAAATTACTGATGATCCAAGTTTAAGTAGTAATACAGGTTGCTTATTATCACCTCAAGCCACTAATTTTTTGACTGATTTAGACTGTGAATTTATTGAAGACATCGTGTTATGTGGAGATAGTGTTGATTTAACTGCAGCTAATGGTTACGATTCATATTCTTGGTCGACTAGTCCTACTGGCACTCCAGTTATAGGAACAACGCAAACAATTACAGTTACAAGCACAGGCAACTATTATTCATTTAATACAGCTATTGCTCCTTGTCAATCAATTGAACAAGTATTTGAAGTACAGCTTTTTGGTTCAACGACAGAAAACCCTGTTATACCTTATGCAGATGAAGTAGTAACTTGCCCTAATGACGGGAAATTATTGCCTAATATCTTTTTATGTGGCGCAAACGATTCTAGATCTATTGAAACAAACATTTCTGGTGTAGAATCTATAATTTGGGAGCAATTAGATGAAACTAGTTGTGGTGCTGTTTCAAATCCAGATTGTGCCAATGAAAATAACTCTTGTACTTGGGATGAAGTTGGAACTGGTCCAGATTTTTTAGCTAATTCTGCAGGTCAATTCAGATTAACTATCAACTATGAAGGTGGTTGTTTTGTACAATTTTACTTTAATGTATATCAAAATTTACTTGAACCTTCAGTAATAGCAACTGATATTATTTGCACTACTCCTGGAAGCATTACAGTTTATGATGTTCCTTCAGGATATGAGTACAGTTTAGATAATACTAACTTTCAAGCAAGTAATGTGTTTTCAGTTAATACCGCTGGAAACTATACTGTTTATGTAAGACAAATTGGTGTTCCAACCAATCCATGTGTATTTACTGTACTAGATGTACTAATTAGAGATCGCGATTTCACAGTCTCAACAACAATATTGCAACCATTATGCAATGGTGATTTAGGAAGTATCCAATTGGCAGCTAATGATGTGGATCCACAATATTCTTATGCATTGTACCAAGGTGCAACCTTAGTTAATAGTGTTGGTCCAATTTTAGAAAACACATACATTTTTGAAAATTTAAATCCAGGAACCTATACAGCAACAATAGAAACTGAAAATGGTTGCACTTACTCTGAAGATATTACAATTATTGAGCCTCAATTATTAACGGTTACTGCTGCAATTACAATTCCATTAACATGTTCAGAAGGTGAAATCACAATATATCCTGAAGGCGGAACAGCTCCATATTTCTATTTTATAAATGGTGCAACAGATTTTCAAACGGTTCCTCAAATAACAGTTACTACACCTGGAATATATGATATTGTCGTTATAGATGCTAATAACTGTAGTGCTAACACATCAATCACAGTTGATGCTATTCCTGAACCTGTTTTCAGTATTACACCAACAGACATTGCTTGTGCTTCAGCTGTTAATTCAGGTGTCATAACAATCAATGTTACAACAACAAATGGATTTAATATAGAATATAGTATTGATGCAGGAGTGACTTTCTTTAATTCAAATACATTTACTGGACTTGAAGAAGGTGATTATGATGTTGTAATTCAATATTCAACTGGTTCAACAACCTGTGATACAATTCCTCAAACGGTTACAATTGCAGCTGCCGATGCCATTTCTGGAACAGCAGAACTTACAGTAGATTATACTTGTAATTCAAACGGAACTATTACTGTTACTGATATTATTGGTGGTGATGCACCTTATACTTACAGTATTGATGGTGTGAACTTTCAAGCAAGTAATACTTTTACAAATTTAACAGTTGGCACTTATACTATAACGATACAAGATGCCAATTCTTGTACTTCTGTAACTAATGATATTACAATAGACACATTAAATCCTCCTACAGATTTAGATTTTGACAATTCTCCTATAACTTGTCCTACAAATACAACGACAGTTACCATTACGAGTACAACAGGAGGTACAGGAGTTTTAGAATATCAAATCATTGCTCCAACGGCTTACGCAACTCCATATCAAACCTCTAATGTGTTTTCAGGCTTAGAAGCTGGAACTTTCACATTCCAAGTTAACGATGAAAACGATTGTACTTATAGTGAATCGTATACAATAGATCCATTACCTACTTCAACAGTAAATGCGATATTAACTGAAGATTTAAATTGTACTACTTCACCAGATGCTATAATTACAGGAACAATTTCTGGACCTTCGCCATATACGTATGCGGTTTCAATTAATAGTAGTACATATACTTCATTAGGAGCTACTAATGTAACATTTAATTATGCTACTGCTACAGCTGGAACTTATCAATTTGAAATTACAGACGCAAATGGATGTACAGCAGAATCAACACTAATTACGGTAGAACCTATTTCACCTCCAGCAATAAGTTTAGTTGTACAAACACAAGACATATTATGTAATGGAGATACAAATGGCGCAATTGATATTACTATTGATACTTCAGTTGGAACACCTCCTTTTGTCATCAATATTAACAATGATACTACAAGTACGGATTATGGTACACAAACTTCAGGATTACCTGCTGGTGATTATACCATAACCATAACAGATGCAAAATCTTGTACTGCAACCGAAACAATTACAATTAATGAACCTGATGCTATTATATTAGATTATACTACGATTGACATCTCATGTGCTGCTGGAGGCATTTCTCAAGGATCTGTAATTATAAATTCTGTAACTGGAGGAACATCTCCTTATAACTATTTTGTTACAGGTACAAATGGATATTCTAATTCTGAGCTAAACAATACAGGATCTGCATCAGTGAGTTTTGATGTTGTAGATTTTGGGTTATATGAAATTAACATTGTTGATGCTAATGGTTGTTCAATACTAGTTCAAGATGTATTAGTCGCTTCTCCTCCTACTGATTTAGACATTGTTATTACTGCAGCTGTTGATTGCCTTTCTGGTGGTGAAGCTGTAGTAAGTATTGGTTCTTCTTTAAGTAGTTCTGGACCATTTTATTTTGATATTTATCAAGGATTTATTCCACCTCCACCTCCAGCAGGAACATGGATCCCTGAAGATGCCCTTAATAGTGAAACAGCTACATTTACTGGTCTAACTCCTGGTGTTACATATACGTTTATCGTTTATGATGCATCAACAAATTGTACCTATTATGAACCAGCAACAACACCAATACCAACAAATTCAACCTTAACGTTAAATGCTGTAAGCTCCAATAACATTACCTGTACAGGTAGTGATGATGGCAATGTATCTTTTACAATTAACAGTGTTTATGGAATTCCTGTTAATGTTGATTACGAAATATTTGATTCATTAACGCTTGTCACAACAGGTGTCACAGGATCTGGAAGTGTTCCTTCTGGCGGATCATTTACTGAAACCGCTTTAGGACCTCTACCTTTTGGAAATTATTTTGTATCTATTACAGAAACTTCTGGTCCAAACTCTGGATGTGGTGTGGTCACGATTCCATTCAATATTACAGAATCTGCTATACTTTTAGAATTAGCAACCTCTATAGATCAAAATGCAAATTGTAATGCTAATTCTGGTGTGATAAGTGCCGTTGCTCAAAATGGTACAGCGCCTTATTTATACCAAATAACAACGACAACTACTGCTCCACTTGATACAGATCCAGCTTGGGCTTCAGCTAGTGTATTTAATCTGGATTCAGGAAATTATTATGTGCATGTTTTAGATGCATATGGTTGTATTCAAAGCAGTCCTGTTATTGTTTTACCTATGGATTCAACTCCAGTAATTTCTGCAGTTGTTAATAATCTTTGTACTGTAACTGAAGGTGACTTTGAAATAGATGTAACCTTAGACGCAGTAGGTGTTAGTCCATATAGTTTCAGTATAAATGGTGGTGCTTTTCAAACACAAACTGCGCCTTTTACAATTTCAAATTTATTTTCAGGAACACATACTATTGAAATTCAAGATGTAAATGGTTGTGGGAATTTAGTTTCCATAGATATTCCTGCGCCTATCGTAATATCTGCAGAAATCACTTCAATAACTACGTGTAGTAACGATGATGGTGAAATAACTGTAACTGGCTCTAATGGCTCTGGTTCTTATACATACAGTATAAGTCCGAATCCAACTTCAATAAGCTTAACTGGAAACATATTTTCTGGTGTACCTCCTGGACTATTTACAATAACGTTAACTGACGCTATAACATTATGTACAGAAGAAATTACAATATCTTTAGCTGAAGCTATTGCTCCAGTTGTTACTTTAACTCCAACTTCTGTAACATGTTTTGGAGATAATTCTGGTGCTTTTGAAATGAATATCAATGGATATTCGGGAACATATGACTATGAAATTTTTGATAGCTCTGGCACCTCTGTAACTGGAATTACAAATGCAAATACTTCAACAAATCCAATAACCGTTACTGGTATGACAGCTGGAAGTTTCACAGTAGAAATTACTGAAACTGAAAGTCCGTTTTGTATTGTAAGTTCTACTGTAATCATATCATCTCCTACTGAAATATTAACACTAGTAGCTACAGAAACTTCAAATGTAACTTGTGACAATAGTCAAGGAACCATTACTGCAGTTGCAACTGGTGGTTGGGGAACTTATGAATATGAATTAACTGGAGATGCAACAGTTGCCTATTCATCTAATGGAACATTTACAGATTTATCAGCTGGTAATTACATAGTAAACGTTAGAGATACTGGAGGCTGTATTGATTCTGTAAATGTGATTTTAATTGAACCATCTCCGATTGATGCAACATTTACTCCAAGTACAAATACAGTATTGTGTTTTGGAGATCAAAATGCATCTATAACAATAACCAATATTACAGGTGGACAAGGTACTGAATACCTTTATACGCTTAACACCATTTTACCAACAGTTAGTACTTCTGGACCACAAACAACTAACATCTTTAATGATTTAGGTGCTGGAACATATTCTATTTCAATTACAGATAGTCTTGGTTGTGTATTGACATCATCAGATATAGTAATTACTGAACCTACTCCAATTCAAGCAAATTTAGTCACAGCAACAACACAAACCTGTTTAACTGAATCAACATTAACATTAAGTGCTTCAGGAGGAACTGGAATTTATGAATATAGTACTGATAGCTCATTCTCAAGTATAATAGGAACATTTAATTCATCAACAACATTTACTGTTCCTGATGGAACATACCAATATTATGTGAGAGATGTAAATGGTTGTATTACCAATGTCTCTAACGAAATAACAATTGAACCGCTTCTTGACTTAATAATCAATTTAGAATCTACAAATCCTACAATTAACTGTAATGGTGATAATACAGGAAGTGTTTTAGCTACAGCTCAAGGCGGATTAGGAAATTACATCTATACTTTAGAAGATGCAGTAGGAAACGTTATTCCTGCAACACAAGATAGTCCAGGAGTCTTTACAGAATTAATTGCTGGAACTTACATTGTAACTGTAGAAAGTGGTGATTGTGAAACACTATCGTCACCAATTACAATAACAGAGCCTACAGCTCCTTTAGAAGTTGATTTTACAGTAAACAACATTACTTGTAGTGGAAATAATGATGGCGTTTTAGTGATAAATGCAACAGGTGGAACAGGTACAATTCAATATGCTATTTCTCCACAATTGAATCAATTTTTTGAAACTAGTATTTTTGAAAACCTATCTGCTGGCACTTATGATGTTATAGTTCAAGATGCATTAGGTTGTTATATTACTTTCGATTTTACAATTACAAATCCAGAACAAGTAATTCTAAGTATTGTTCCAGATTCATTATTTCAGGAAACCTGTGAAGGCGAAAATAATGGTGAATTTAGTATCGATATTTCTGGAGGAACTCTGCCATACAGTGTAAGTTTAGATGACTATAATGGCACATATACAACAGGAGCTTTAAATCAAACGACATTCGATTTTAATGGATTAGGTGGTGGAGATCATATTGTTTTTGTTCGTGATGCTGAAGGTTGTGAAACGGAATGGAATATTACATTCCCTAATTCTGTAATAATTAATCCAATCGTGGAGATTGAATATTTATGTGAAAACAACACACTTACAAATACAGTTACAGTTTTAATTGATGAAAATGAAACTGACCTTTCTCAATTAGATTATTCGTTAAATGGAGGTTCTTTTCAATTAAGTAATGTCTTTACAAATGTTGCGTCTGGAATTGATCAATATATAGATGTGAGACACACCAATGGTTGCATTGTTACCACAGAGTTGTTCAATATAGAATCTTATCAACCTTTATCGCTTGTGTTAAATGCAGGTGAAGAACCTGGTGAAATTATTGCAAATGCAACTGGTGGAACTGGTATTTACCAATTCTACCTTAATGGACAAGATCAAGGAGATGTTAATGTTTATATCGTGACAGAAGAAGGCAGCTATACTGTAAGAGTTGTAGATAGTGCTGGCTGTGAAGCTATAGCTAATATTAATATTACGGTTTTAGGTCCTTGCATCCCAAATTATTTCACTCCAAATGGAGATGGAACTTCTGATACTTGGTCTCCAGGATGTGTGGAAAATTTTCCAAATCTTACATTCGATATTTTTGATAGATATGGTCGTAAAGTTGCAACTTACAATGTAGGTGAGTATTGGGATGGAAGATATAATGGAACAGAATTACCAACAGGTGATTACTGGTATGTGGTTAACCCAAACAGTCCAATTTTAGATAAACAGTATGTTGGACACTTTACACTTTACAGGTAA